A region of Larimichthys crocea isolate SSNF chromosome X, L_crocea_2.0, whole genome shotgun sequence DNA encodes the following proteins:
- the si:ch211-252f13.5 gene encoding uncharacterized protein si:ch211-252f13.5 yields the protein MAPISTIFLVCVTSMLSGAQSVPETCRGAHCFSGQDWRRPCVGAHCQGRTEAVASRRHSTQSRQGQVFPSYQQDAHFSHHQVQSAPLAPYTIIQPQPGGFAQQAGTDGTRRTNPRTITAEVFHPGCVGGTCPTTVSHHPTSDDSATRDCKGIGCKFPLRMRQKPKHCTGEGCGLHGGDDGRGNSPVHVTDRAAQFLDEFPDFGSERGAWIQLTCDMKPGTNEVPSEDALVLQLQLSKSQEKLVEALRGQQDEVKELQRLLSEQQGTLVNQQREILEQQRRMSEQMEQVKAQYNVLMDSIKQTSFQNLRGELDSHMENLSGQVRAHQAQQALSLHKVDMEASVMEVGRSLLACGSCGSDEYCGFSSGHPRCEKCTICPAGFFLVAQCSVHADRICQDRDECLEIADLCGDEQKCLNTPGGFRCQGMTEQDANAGMCGHSYFFNSDMDECQACNECDGEPVASPCTFTTDAICSGPVATDSALSLSWAGDVSLPGTRGNILAHAFPGVKLHIQGRGDPGLVSTEDGRLVLRQHGLVWLDENLSVSHGCRSFIQVCLRMNTTDSSEGRDLSGVRIEQQEVRSLQSDSISGVAEVAPGHMISLVLRSASHHCNQSGEGLKLYDPSAAPLSLLWLSHDTGAVAMTAQATVSTHYHTNYRPVFSTTSTSDPYVVGLTHDGRGIRFAESGTVRFVFQQALYSMGQACVSEGFQLLAYINHNGTGMELCRSFKPGVHYRDTSISLSGASKVSPGDTLGFEILSPAQCNVRFFGDETGISTLSLVWVPAAISSSLFASVAHTGLPSGAVRNKPLFFRQTTAQVPQMGLLGKGSTDQKRDFVFRESGTASVALDLKLIHSCNLVKVTLLRRSDTEGSGGSREVEAMRPVPLAQHVGGQMPESSHWARVSLRASFQVHNGTAVFFTLDCVRGRVNQISHQTGSGVSIMWVAA from the exons ATGGCACCGATCTCTACCATATTTTTAGTCTGTGTAACATCTATGCTCAGTGGAGCACAGAGCGTGCCTGAGACTTGCCGGGGGGCGCACTGTTTCTCTGGTCAGGACTGGAGAAGACCGTGCGTCGGAGCGCATTGCCAGGGGCGCACGGAGGCAGTAGCGTCCCGACGGCACTCCACACAGTCCAGACAAGGACAAGTCTTTCCGAGTTACCAACAAGATGCTCATTTCAGTCATCACCAAGTCCAGAGCGCGCCGCTAGCACCGTACACCATCATCCAACCACAGCCTGGAGGCTTTGCGCAACAAGCAGGTACGGATGGCACTAGGAGGACGAACCCGAGAACCATCACGGCGGAGGTGTTCCATCCAGGCTGCGTCGGTGGGACTTGCCCGACCACTGTTTCTCATCACCCGACAAGTGATGACAGTGCCACACGGGATTGCAAAGGGATTGGATGTAAATTTCCCCTCCGGATGCGCCAGAAGCCCAAACATTGCACCGGAGAGGGCTGCGGTCTGCATGGAGGAGACGACGGGAGGGGAAACTCACCGGTTCATGTGACTGACAGAGCGGCGCAATTTCTGGATGAGTTTCCAGACTTTGGGTCGGAACGTGGTGCGTGGATACAGTTGACATGTGACATGAAACCAG GGACCAATGAGGTTCCCTCAGAGGACGCTCTTGTTCTGCAGCTACAGTTATCCAAGAGTCAGGAGAAGCTGGTTGAGGCCCTCAGGGGCCAACAGGACGAGGTCAAGGAGCTGCAGAGGCTCCTCAGTGAGCAGCAGGGGACGCTGGTCAACCAGCAAAGAGAAATACTGGAGCAACAGAGGAGGATGTCTGAACAGATGGAGCAA GTGAAAGCCCAGTACAATGTATTGATGGACAGcatcaaacaaacatctttCCAGAACCTCCGGGGGGAGCTAGATAGTCACATGGAAAACTTGAGTGGGCAGGTGAGAGCCCACCAAGCACAGCAGGCTCTCTCTCTGCACAAGGTGGACATGGAGGCCAGTGTGATGGAG GTGGGTCGCTCCCTGTTGGCCTGTGGGAGCTGCGGGTCTGACGAGTACTGTGGCTTCAGCAGCGGTCATCCTCGCTGTGAGAAATGTACCATCTGTCCTGCTGGGTTCTTCCTGGTCGCCCAGTGTTCAGTCCACGCAGACCGAATCTGCCAG GACAGAGATGAATGCCTTGAAATCGCTGATCTATGTGGAGATGAACAGAAGTGTCTCAATACTCCAG GTGGATTCAGGTGTCAGGGTATGACAGAGCAAGATGCCAACGCAGGAATGTGTGGCCACAGCTACTTCTTCAACTCGGACATGGATGAGTGTCAGGCCTGTAATGAGTGCGATGGGGAGCCCGTAGCTTCACCTTGTACCTTCACCACAGACGCCATCTGCTCTGGCCCTGTCGCTACTGACAGCgcactctctctttcctggGCTGGAGACGTGAGTCTGCCTGGCACCAGAGGCAACATCCTGGCTCATGCCTTCCCTGGTGTGAAGCTTCACATCCAGGGAAGAGGCGATCCAGGTCTGGTGTCCACTGAAGACGGCCGCCTGGTTCTCAGGCAGCACGGTCTAGTCTGGCTGGATGAGAATCTCTCGGTGAGCCATGGCTGTCGAAGTTTCATCCAGGTGTGTCTGCGTATGAACACCACAGATAGCTCTGAAGGACGTGACCTCAGTGGCGTTAGGATCGAGCAGCAGGAGGTAAGGTCCCTACAGAGTGACAGTATCAGTGGGGTAGCAGAGGTCGCCCCGGGTCACATGATCTCCCTAGTCCTCCGGAGTGCTAGCCACCATTGTAACCAAAGCGGTGAAGGTCTGAAGCTGTATGACCCCTCAGCAGCTCCACTCAGTCTTCTCTGGCTCTCTCATGACACGGGAGCTGTTGCCATGACAGCACAGGCCACGGTATCCACACACTACCATACAAACTATCGTCCGGTCTTCAGCACCACTTCCACCTCTGACCCCTATGTAGTGGGGCTAACTCACGATGGCCGTGGGATCCGCTTTGCAGAGAGTGGCACCGTGCGCTTTGTATTCCAGCAGGCGTTGTACTCTATGGGCCAGGCATGTGTGAGTGAGGGCTTCCAACTGTTGGCATATATCAATCACAATGGAACCGGTATGGAGCTGTGCCGTTCCTTCAAACCAGGCGTCCACTATCGTGACACATCTATATCTCTGTCTGGAGCTTCCAAAGTTAGCCCTGGGGACACCCTTGGCTTTGAGattctctctcctgctcagtgCAACGTACGTTTCTTTGGGGACGAGACAGGCATCAGTACCCTCAGCTTGGTTTGGGTCCCTGCTGCTATCTCATCCTCTTTGTTTGCCTCCGTGGCTCACACCGGCCTTCCCTCAGGAGCAGTACGAAACAAGCCTCTGTTCTTCCGTCAGACCACTGCTCAGGTGCCCCAGATGGGGCTGCTAGGGAAGGGATCCACAGATCAGAAACGAGACTTCGTCTTCAGGGAGAGCGGCACAGCCAGTGTGGCTCTGGATCTCAAACTCATTCACTCCTGCAACCTGGTCAAGGTGACTCTTCTAAGGCGAAGTGATACAGAGGGGTCTGGAGGAAGCCGGGAAGTAGAGGCAATGCGACCGGTCCCTCTGGCCCAGCATGTGGGTGGTCAGATGCCTGAGAGCAGCCATTGGGCCAGAGTGAGCCTGCGGGCGTCCTTCCAGGTTCATAATGGCACAGCGGTGTTCTTCACATTGGACTGTGTACGTGGACGGGTCAACCAGATCAGccaccaaacaggaagtggagtgTCTATCATGTGGGTTGCAGCATAa